The Rhea pennata isolate bPtePen1 chromosome 9, bPtePen1.pri, whole genome shotgun sequence genome has a segment encoding these proteins:
- the NCEH1 gene encoding neutral cholesterol ester hydrolase 1 isoform X2 — protein sequence MRLSHHLIVLNYLIGTFDKLKSVSSEHINITDAVFDGVEVRVFEPPAKQDETLKRSVVYIHGGGWALASARTSLYNNLCRIMAESLNAVVVSVEYRLVPEVCFPEQFHDALRATKHFLHPDVLAEYSVDPSRVAISGDSAGGNLAAAVCQQLSKDEHVTIRPKLQALIYPVLQAFDFNTPSYQQNMNMPVLPRYVMINYWIDYFNGNYDLAHSLVINNHTALDVSQALSFRGHLNWTSLLPSSFKKNYKPVIQTTGKAEIIQKIPALLDVRAVPLLAENETLQLQPKTYILTCENDVLRDDGVMYAKRLENAGVEVTLDHFDDCFHGCMIFTIWPTDFSAGIQTRNSYIKWLDENL from the exons ATGAGACTCAGCCATCACTTGATAGTTCTGAATTATTTGATTGGTACTTTTGACAAGCTGAAGTCCGTGTCTTCTGAACATATTAACATAACGGATGCTGTTTTTGATGGTGTGGAAGTCAGAGTGTTTGAACCTCCTGCAAAGCAAGATGAAACGCTAAAGCGCAGCGTTGTTTATATCCACGGAGGGGGCTGGGCCTTGGCAAGTGCAA GAACAAGCCTCTATAATAATCTCTGCAGGATTATGGCCGAGTCTCTCAATGCTGTAGTTGTCTCAGTTGA aTACAGGCTGGTACCAGAGGTGTGCTTCCCTGAACAGTTCCATGATGCTCTTCGTGCTACCAAGCATTTTTTGCATCCTGATGTCTTAGCTGAATATTCAGTTGACCCAAGTCGTGTTGCAATTTCCGGTGATAGCGCAGGAGGAaatttggctgctgctgtttgtcagcAG CTTAGCAAAGATGAGCATGTGACCATCAGACCAAAACTGCAGGCCTTAATTTATCCAGTCCTTCAAGCATTTGACTTTAATACACCTTCGTACCAGCAGAATATGAATATGCCCGTTCTTCCTCGTTATGTCATGATAAACTACTGGATAGACTATTTCAATGGTAACTATGACCTGGCTCACTCACTGGTGATCAACAATCACACTGCTCTCGATGTAAGCCaagctctgtctttcagaggACATCTGAACTGGACATCTCTACTGCCTTCATCATTCAAAAAGAACTACAAGCCTGTAATACAAACTACAGGCAAGGCTGAAATCATCCAGAAGATACCAGCACTGCTTGATGTACGAGCAGTCCCACTGcttgcagaaaatgaaactttgcaGCTACAACCAAAGACTTACATCCTGACTTGTGAGAATGACGTCCTGAGAGATGATGGTGTGATGTACGCAAAACGACTAGAGAACGCCGGCGTGGAAGTCACGCTTGACCACTTTGATGACTGCTTTCATGGCTGTATGATATTCACGATTTGGCCTACTGATTTCTCTGCAGGAATTCAGACAAGGAACAGCTATATAAAATGGCTAGATGAAAACCTCTGA